From a single Fusarium fujikuroi IMI 58289 draft genome, chromosome FFUJ_chr03 genomic region:
- a CDS encoding probable PYC2 Pyruvate carboxylase 2: protein MAGIAPVAPQQPLTFNDVFEEEDIDEPKEANTVHHIRANSSIMHVKKILVANRGEIPIRIFRTAHELSLHTVAVFSYEDRLSMHRQKADEAYVIGKRGQYTPVGAYLAGDEIIKIAVEHNVQMIHPGYGFLSENAEFARSVEKAGLIFVGPSPDVIDSLGDKVSARKLANAANVPVVPGTPGAVERYEEVKDFTDKYGFPIIIKAAFGGGGRGMRVVREQESLKESFERATSEAKTAFGNGTVFVERFLDKPKHIEVQLLGDNHGNIVHLYERDCSVQRRHQKVVEIAPAKDLPAEVRDNILADAVRLAKTAGYRNAGTAEFLVDQQNRYYFIEINPRIQVEHTITEEITGIDIVAAQIQIAAGATLNQLGLTQDRISTRGFAIQCRITTEDPAKGFSPDTGKIEVYRSSGGNGVRLDTGNGFAGAVITPHYDSMLTKCTCHGSTYEIARRKVLRALIEFRIRGVRTNIPFLASLLTHPTFIDGNCWTTFIDDTPQLFDLIGSQNRAQKLLAYLGDVAVNGSSIKGQIGEPKFKGEIQVPELINSAGEKIDTSTPCTKGWRNIILEQGPKAFAKAVREYKGTLLMDTTWRDAHQSLLATRVRTVDLLGIAKETSHALSNLYSLECWGGATFDVAMRFLYEDPWDRLRKMRKLVPNIPFQMLLRGANGVAYSSLPDNAIDHFVDQAKKNGVDIFRVFDALNDINQLEVGIKAVQKAGGVAEGTISYSGDMLRPGKKYNLEYYLDLADKLVALDIDILGIKDMAGVLKPHAATLLIGSIRKKYPDLPIHVHTHDSAGTGVASMVACAKAGADAVDAATDSLSGMTSQPSINAIIASLEGSECDPGLDPKLVRSLDVYWQQLRLLYSPFEAHLAGPDPEVYEHEIPGGQLTNMMFQASQLGLGSQWLETKKAYEHANELLGDIVKVTPTSKVVGDLAQFMVSNGLSPEDVKAKASQLDFPGSVLEFLEGLMGQPYGGFPEPLRTDALRGRRKLDKRPGLFLDPVDFVKTKRELGKKYGAPVTECDVASYVMYPKVFEDYKKFVQQYGDLSVLPTRYFLSRPEIGEEFNVELEKGKVLILKLLAVGPLSENTGQREVFFEMNGEVRQVTVVDKKAAVENISRPKADANDSSQVGAPMSGVLVELRVHEGSEVKKGDPIAILSAMKMEMSISAPHSGKVSNLQVREGDSVDGSDLVCRIEKA from the exons ATGGCTGGTATTGCTCCCGTTGCTCCCCAGCAACCACTCACATTCAACGATGTcttcgaggaggaagatatcGATGAGCCTAAGGAGGCCAACACGGTCCACCACATCCGTGCCAACTCTAGCATCATGCATGTGAAGAAGATTCTTG TTGCCAACCGTGGTGAAATTC CCATTCGT ATTTTCAGAACT GCTCACGAGCTTTCGCTGCACACTGTTGCAGTCTTCAG TTATGAGGATCGGTTGAGCATGCACCGACAGA AGGCCGATGAAGCCTACGTCATTGGCAAGCGTGGACAGTATACCCCTGTTGGCGCATACCTggctggtgatgagattATCAAAATCGCTGTCGAGCACAACGTGCAGATGATTCACCCCG GTTACGGTTTCCTCTCCGAGAACGCCGAGTTTGCCCGCAGCGTCGAGAAGGCTGGCCTCATC TTTGTCGGCCCCTCCCCCGATGTGATTGATTCTCTTGGTGACAAGGTTTCTGCCCGAAAGCTTGCTAATGCTGCCAATGTACCTGTCGTCCCTGGTACCCCGGGTGCTGTTGAGAGGTACGAGGAAGTCAAGGATTTCACCGACAAGTATGGTTTCcctatcatcatcaaggctgcCTTCGGTGGTGGCGGTCGTGGTATGCGAGTAGTCCGCGAGCAGGAGAGTCTTAAAGAGTCCTTTGAGCGTGCCACCTCCGAGGCTAAGACTGCTTTCGGTAACGGAACTGTCTTCGTTGAGCGTTTCCTAGACAAGCCCAAGCACATTGAGGTTCAGCTTCTTGGTGATAACCACGGCAACATTGTCCACTTGTACGAGCGTGACTGCTCCGTTCAGCGACGACACCagaaggttgttgagatCGCCCCTGCCAAGGATCTCCCCGCCGAGGTCCGCGACAACATTCTCGCTGATGCTGTGAGACTGGCCAAGACCGCCGGTTACCGCAATGCCGGTACTGCTGAGTTCCTGGTTGACCAGCAGAACCGCTACTACTTTATCGAGATCAACCCTCGTATTCAAGTTGAGCACACCATCACTGAAGAGATCACCGGTATCGATATCGTTGCCGCCCAGATCCAGATCGCTGCTGGCGCCACATTGAACCAGCTTGGCCTCACCCAGGATCGCATCTCGACCCGTGGTTTTGCTATCCAGTGCCGAATCACAACTGAGGACCCTGCCAAGGGATTCTCGCCTGACACTGGAAAGATCGAGGTTTACCGATCATCTGGCGGTAACGGTGTCCGCCTGGATACTGGTAACGGTTTCGCCGGTGCTGTTATCACTCCCCACTACGACTCTATGCTTACAAAGTGTACCTGTCACGGTTCTACCTACGAAATCGCTCGTAGAAAGGTTCTCCGAGCCTTGATCGAGTTCCGTATTCGAGGTGTCCGAACCAACATCCCTTTCCTTGCCTCCCTCCTCACTCACCCTACCTTTATTGATGGAAACTGCTGGACCACTTTCATCGACGATACCCCTCAGCTGTTTGATCTCATTGGCAGCCAGAACCGCGCCCAGAAGCTGCTTGCCTACCTCGGTGACGTTGCCGTCAACGGTAGCAGCATCAAGGGTCAAATCGGCGAGCCCAAGTTCAAGGGTGAAATCCAGGTTCCTGAGCTTATCAACTCCGCCGGAGAGAAGATTGATACTTCTACACCCTGCACCAAGGGATGGCGAAACATCATTCTCGAACAGGGACCCAAGGCTTTCGCGAAGGCTGTCCGCGAGTACAAGGGTACTCTTCTCATGGACACGACTTGGAGAGACGCCCATCAGTCACTTCTGGCTACTCGTGTTCGTACCGTCGACTTGCTCGGTATTGCCAAGGAAACTAGCCATGCGCTCTCCAACCTGTACTCCCTTGAGTGCTGGGGTGGTGCCACCTTTGATGTTGCCATGCGATTCCTCTATGAGGACCCCTGGGACCGACTCCGAAAGATGCGAAAGCTTGTTCCCAACATTCCTTTCCAGATGCTTCTCCGTGGTGCTAACGGTGTTGCTTACTCCTCTCTGCCTGATAACGCCATCGATCACTTCGTCgaccaggccaagaagaacggTGTCGATATCTTCCGTGTCTTTGATGCCCTGAACGATATCAACCAACTCGAGGTTGGAATCAAAGCTGTTCAAAAGGCTGGTGGAGTTGCCGAGGGAACGATTTCCTACTCGGGTGACA TGCTTCGCCCTGGCAAGAAATACAATCTGGAGTACTACCTCGACCTTGCCGATAAGCTGGTCGCCCTTGACATCGATATCTTGGGTATCAAGGATATGGCTGGTGTGCTCAAGCCACATGCGGCTACACTTCTGATCGGATCAATCCGAAAGAAGTACCCTGACCTTCCCATCCACGTGCATACACACGACTCTGCCGGTACTGGTGTGGCTTCGATGGTCGCCTGCGCCAAGGCGGGCGCCGATGCTGTCGATGCTGCCACCGACAGCCTGTCTGGCATGACTTCGCAGCCCAGTATCAACGCCATCATTGCTTCCCTTGAGGGTAGCGAGTGTGACCCTGGTTTGGACCCCAAGCTTGTTCGATCACTTGACGTCTACTGGCAGCAACTTCGTTTGCTTTACTCTCCCTTCGAGGCCCATCTTGCTGGCCCCGACCCCGAGGTTTACGAGCACGAGATCCCCGGTGGTCAGTTGACCAACATGATGTTCCAAGCTTCTCAGCTAGGTCTTGGATCCCAGTGGcttgagaccaagaaggcctACGAGCATGCCAACGAGCTTCTCGGTGACATTGTCAAGGTCACTCCTACATCCAAGGTTGTCGGTGATCTTGCCCAGTTCATGGTCTCCAACGGTCTGTCCCCCGAGGATGTGAAGGCCAAGGCCTCCCAGCTCGATTTCCCCGGCTCCGTGTTGGAGTTCCTTGAGGGTCTGATGGGACAGCCTTACGGTGGATTCCCTGAGCCTCTACGAACTGATGCCCTTCGCGGCCGTCGTAAGCTCGATAAGCGACCTGGTCTTTTCCTCGACCCCGTCGATTTCGTCAAGACAAAGCGTGAGCTCGGCAAGAAGTATGGTGCTCCAGTCACCGAATGCGATGTGGCGTCCTATGTCATGTACCCCAAGGTCTTTGAGGACTACAAGAAGTTCGTCCAGCAGTACGGTGACCTTTCCGTCCTACCTACTCGATACTTCCTATCTCGCCCTGAGATCGGCGAAGAGTTCAACGTTGAGCTCGAAAAGGGCAAGGTGCTGATTCTGAAGCTCCTTGCTGTCGGTCCTCTGTCCGAGAATACCGGTCAACGTGAGGTCTTCTTCGAGATGAACGGGGAGGTTCGACAAGTCACcgttgttgacaagaaggctgctgttgagaacatCAGCCGACCTAAGGCCGATGCTAATGACTCGAGCCAGGTCGGCGCGCCTATGTCTGGTGTTCTGGTTGAGCTCCGTGTCCACGAGGGCtctgaggtcaagaagggtgATCCTATCGCCATTCTTTCTGccatgaagatggaaatgaGCATATCTGCCCCCCATAGCGGAAAGGTTTCAAACCTTCAAGTCCGTGAGGGTGATTCTGTTGATGGCTCCGATCTCGTGTGTCGAATCGAGAAGGCTTGA